Within Immundisolibacter sp., the genomic segment GGCGCGTGAGAGCCAATGGTCGGATGCAGGGCCGAGGGCGGGCTCCAGGCCCGGTAGCGCACGCCGGCCACCTGTTCACCGTGGGTGCCGGTCGGGCGCAGCGGAACCTGCCGGCCGTTGCAGGTAACAAGGTAACGTCCGTCGGTGGCGCCGCTCAGGCGCACCTGCAGGCGCTCGACCGACGAATCGACATAGCGGGCCGTGCCACCGGCCGTGGCTTCCTCGCCCATCACGTGCCAGGGTTCGAGCGCGGCGCGCACTTCGAGCGTCAGGTCGCCCACTTGCACCGATCCGTAGCGCGGGAAGCGGAACTCGACGAACGGGTCCAACCAGTCGTCCTGAAACGGATAACCGGCCTCGCGCAGCTCGGCCAGCACGGCGCGCATGTCGGCAGTGACGTAATG encodes:
- a CDS encoding transglutaminase family protein, encoding FQALLLRALVARFWRTPYRQPLVRWGSGLHDRFMLPHYVTADMRAVLAELREAGYPFQDDWLDPFVEFRFPRYGSVQVGDLTLEVRAALEPWHVMGEEATAGGTARYVDSSVERLQVRLSGATDGRYLVTCNGRQVPLRPTGTHGEQVAGVRYRAWSPPSALHPTIGSHAPLVFDIIDTWNSRAVGACTYHVAHPGGRNYQAFPVNAYEAEGRRIMRFWNHGHTPGGGALPPFEAINAEYPHTLDLRWQPS